In Nitrospira sp., one genomic interval encodes:
- a CDS encoding PAS domain S-box protein — translation MVASASPTSQDETTSPAHQGPNVPALAGLLIGLIAVIFLLDTFTQRGIPVSALYAIPLILTYRLPSHWAPPFMALLCSLLTFLGYHLSPNAQDVPTWVSLLNRSAGIGMLAIIAYLLVRHQRMTKDLVKAAVMATEHDAIRQREALSRKRSDEIRDLYEQAPCGYHSLDRDGVIIAMNQTELDWLGYAREELIGKKRYIDLLTPSGAAAFQRNFPRFKTEGVVHDLEFDLIRKDGSRLPILLNARAVKNTDGDYVASRSTVIDITDRKQADEALRQSHHRLEEEVRERTAALHLANRRLEAELAQSQRTTTDLQRSEARFRQLVESLPQLICTCLPDGSCDYVSPQWARYTGLPLEEHMGDGWLRRLHPDDQQATLTQWHRQLAERSPFETECRIKAATGRYRWFHTQLTPIRDESGVLVKWLGTSTDIDDSKQAQELQARLGAIVESSSDAIFSKGLDGRVTTWNRSAELMFGYPADEMIGHSILTLVPQELRIEELLLIEQVKTGRRLQQYETTRRRKGGRSLEVSLTLSPITDDKGRVVGVSTIARDITARKRADELLEQQRTLLELSYEPIFAWDMDHGIVDWNRGCEQLYGYTKAEALGQASHLLLHTQLPCSLSDIHAALETTGSWTGEIRQRTKEGQEVLVESRWSLLQTNGRRLVLETNWDITERRRAEVLILKKNKDLETLLHVTSHDLKEPLRAIESFSLLLQERYAGRLDDKGRDFLIRIVRATQRLDQLLTDILNLSRAQRMDPPVEEVEADLLVQEVFRRLDTRIKETGAHLTVRSPLPRLRVNRTWAIQGIYNLVANALKFARPGAPPDIEIDTYREHGGEQAHAMGLVVRDRGPGVAPEQRERIFELFQRAVGREVDGTGAGLAIVRQVAERHGGRAWVAPREGGGSEFYITFALPQTHLTKVGP, via the coding sequence ATGGTCGCGTCCGCTAGCCCGACCTCCCAAGACGAAACAACCTCTCCTGCGCATCAGGGCCCGAACGTCCCTGCCCTCGCCGGCCTGCTGATCGGGCTGATTGCCGTTATTTTTCTATTGGATACCTTTACGCAACGGGGCATTCCCGTCTCTGCGCTCTATGCGATTCCTCTGATCCTGACCTACCGCCTCCCGTCCCATTGGGCGCCCCCCTTCATGGCCCTGCTGTGCAGCCTCCTCACCTTTCTCGGGTATCACCTCTCGCCGAATGCGCAGGATGTGCCGACCTGGGTCTCGCTCCTCAACCGTTCCGCCGGCATCGGCATGTTGGCCATCATCGCTTACCTGCTTGTCAGGCATCAACGCATGACCAAGGACTTGGTCAAGGCCGCCGTCATGGCGACCGAACATGACGCGATCCGCCAACGAGAGGCCCTGTCCAGAAAGCGTTCCGATGAGATCCGCGATCTCTACGAACAGGCCCCCTGTGGGTACCATTCCCTCGACCGCGACGGCGTCATCATCGCCATGAATCAGACGGAACTGGATTGGCTGGGATATGCCAGGGAAGAACTGATCGGGAAGAAGCGCTATATCGACCTCTTGACGCCGTCCGGTGCTGCAGCCTTCCAGCGAAATTTTCCCCGGTTCAAGACAGAGGGGGTCGTGCATGACTTGGAATTCGATCTCATCAGAAAGGATGGGTCCCGCTTGCCGATCCTGCTCAACGCAAGGGCCGTCAAGAATACCGACGGGGACTATGTCGCCAGCCGCTCCACTGTCATCGACATCACCGATCGCAAACAGGCCGATGAAGCCCTTCGACAGAGCCATCATCGGCTCGAAGAAGAGGTACGTGAGCGGACAGCCGCCCTGCACCTCGCCAACCGACGGCTTGAGGCGGAGCTCGCGCAAAGTCAGCGAACGACGACGGATCTCCAGCGGAGCGAGGCACGTTTCCGTCAACTGGTGGAAAGCCTCCCGCAGTTGATCTGCACCTGTCTTCCGGACGGGTCGTGCGATTATGTAAGTCCCCAATGGGCCCGCTACACCGGCCTCCCCTTGGAGGAGCATATGGGAGATGGGTGGCTTCGCCGGCTGCACCCGGACGATCAGCAGGCCACCCTCACACAATGGCACCGGCAGCTCGCCGAGAGGAGCCCCTTTGAAACTGAATGCCGTATCAAGGCGGCAACCGGCCGTTATCGCTGGTTTCACACCCAACTCACCCCCATTCGCGACGAGAGCGGCGTCTTGGTGAAGTGGCTGGGCACCAGCACCGACATCGATGATTCCAAACAGGCGCAGGAGCTTCAGGCACGGCTGGGCGCGATCGTGGAGTCCTCGTCCGACGCCATTTTCAGCAAGGGGCTCGACGGACGCGTCACGACGTGGAACCGAAGCGCCGAGCTGATGTTCGGATATCCCGCCGATGAGATGATCGGCCACTCGATCCTGACGCTGGTTCCTCAGGAGCTTCGCATTGAGGAATTGTTGCTCATCGAACAGGTGAAAACCGGGCGGAGACTGCAACAATATGAAACGACTCGGCGGCGGAAGGGCGGACGTTCGCTTGAAGTCTCCCTGACGTTGTCGCCGATCACCGATGACAAGGGCCGCGTCGTGGGAGTCTCGACGATCGCGCGCGACATCACGGCGCGAAAACGCGCGGACGAGCTGTTGGAACAGCAGCGCACGCTGCTGGAATTGTCTTACGAACCGATCTTCGCGTGGGACATGGACCACGGCATCGTCGACTGGAACCGCGGCTGTGAACAACTGTACGGCTATACCAAGGCGGAAGCGCTGGGACAAGCGAGCCATCTTCTGTTACACACGCAACTTCCCTGCTCGCTCAGCGACATCCATGCCGCACTGGAAACGACCGGAAGCTGGACTGGGGAAATCCGTCAACGCACCAAAGAGGGGCAGGAGGTTTTGGTGGAAAGCCGTTGGAGTCTCTTGCAAACGAATGGTCGACGTCTGGTGTTGGAAACCAACTGGGATATCACCGAACGGCGCCGAGCCGAGGTCCTGATTCTAAAGAAGAACAAGGATTTGGAAACGCTGCTTCACGTCACCTCGCATGATTTAAAGGAGCCCCTGCGCGCCATCGAAAGCTTTTCGCTCCTGCTTCAGGAACGGTACGCGGGCCGTCTCGACGACAAGGGGCGGGACTTTCTTATACGAATCGTCCGCGCCACGCAGCGGCTCGACCAACTGCTCACCGACATTTTGAATCTCTCGCGCGCGCAACGCATGGATCCGCCGGTCGAAGAGGTCGAAGCCGACCTGCTCGTTCAGGAGGTCTTCCGCCGGCTGGACACACGCATCAAAGAGACGGGCGCGCACCTGACCGTTCGCTCTCCGCTGCCGCGCCTGCGGGTCAACCGAACGTGGGCCATCCAAGGCATTTACAATCTGGTGGCGAATGCCCTCAAATTTGCGCGCCCCGGCGCACCGCCGGACATCGAGATTGACACGTATCGGGAGCACGGGGGCGAGCAGGCCCACGCCATGGGGTTGGTCGTCCGGGATCGCGGCCCAGGCGTCGCTCCCGAGCAACGGGAACGCATCTTCGAACTGTTCCAACGGGCCGTCGGCCGTGAGGTAGACGGCACGGGAGCCGGGCTTGCCATCGTCCGTCAGGTGGCAGAGCGCCACGGTGGACGCGCCTGGGTCGCCCCGCGCGAAGGCGGAGGCTCTGAGTTTTACATCACATTCGCGTTGCCCCAGACTCACCTGACGAAGGTAGGACCATGA